In Helianthus annuus cultivar XRQ/B chromosome 8, HanXRQr2.0-SUNRISE, whole genome shotgun sequence, a single genomic region encodes these proteins:
- the LOC110902871 gene encoding uncharacterized protein LOC110902871, with product MSVPKQIYHEALGLSNRDVGERFQRYGETISRAFHEVLEAIVGRGKGFQGLARDVIKPKDPTFQFVPPQILNDKRYMPYFKDCIGCIDSTHIGACIPESQQLPYIGRKGVPTFNVMATCDFDMCFTFVSIGWEGSAHDTRVFINATQNSKFNFPQPPEGRYYLVDKGYPDRKGYLVPYSKTRYHQSQFQREPPNNMQEAFNRSHSSLRSHIERSFGILKKRFKILGKMPKYSVQTQIDVIMATFSLHNYIRNSQEDFIFTAMEQHPNYIPRDELHDVRNHDISTSGLFEEHRMR from the exons ATGTCGGTTCCTAAACAAATATATCACGAAGCATTGGGTTTATCTAACAGGGATGTTGGGGAGCGTTTTCAACGTTATGGGGAGACTATTAGTAGAGCCTTTCATGAAGTTCTAGAGGCAATAGTTGGTAGAGGTAAAGGTTTTCAAGGTCTAGCACGTGACGTTATAAAACCAAAAGATCCAACTTTTCAATTCGTACCACCTCAAATCTTGAATGACAAAAGATACATGCCGTATTTCAAG GATTGTATTGGATGTATTGACAGTACACACATAGGAGCATGCATCCCAGAGAGTCAGCAACTACCTTATATTGGTAGAAAAGGGGTACCAACTTTCAACGTAATGGCAACATGTGATTTCGATATGTGTTTCACATTCGTATCGATCGGATGGGAGGGATCAGCACATGACACACGCGTTTTCATTAACGCGACCCAAAATAGTAAATTCAACTTCCCACAACCACCTGAAG GTAGATATTATTTGGTTGATAAAGGATATCCAGATAGAAAAGGATACCTTGTACCATATTCCAAGACAAGATACCATCAATCTCAATTTCAAAGAGAGCCCCCGAATAATATGCAAGAAGCTTTCAACCGTTCACATTCATCTTTACGAAGTCATATTGAGAGgtcatttggaattttgaagaaACGATTTAAGATACTTGGTAAAATGCCCAAGTATAGCGTGCAAACACAAATTGATGTTATCATGGCTACATTTTCATTGCACAACTATATACGTAATTCTCAAGAAGATTTCATATTTACTGCAATGGAGCAACATCCAAACTACATACCACGAGATGAACTACATGATGTTCGTAACCATGACATAAGCACTAGCGGTCTATTTGAGGAACATCGAATGAGATGA